In Schlegelella aquatica, one DNA window encodes the following:
- a CDS encoding methyl-accepting chemotaxis protein, giving the protein MQFMNLMRSFTIRVRMIGAIAVVLVLLALVGGAGLFGMYRIQSLSGDFIEHSFTTSEALASMREDMGLLRRHEKDMIINYEDSAAVMRGKEAWQASYDRLVKRIDQMAASDASNRAVLQEMRSHLEQYAKHFQPVAAQLMASGYDSATVANRVMTKAVAAYDEAEQRLKRLDQALTAKGRAAEERNAQAVQGTIALFGVALAIAVLVVVPLTLLNMHSICKPISQAKQLAQAIADGDLTQRVEAQGKDEAAELLRALQEMQSSLRRIVSQVQSSTESITTASTEIASGNQDLSSRTEQAASNLQQTASSMEQLTGTVKQSADAAAQANQLACSASEVATRGGQVVSQVVATMDEINAASKKIADIIGVIDGIAFQTNILALNAAVEAARAGEQGRGFAVVAGEVRNLAQRSAQAAKEIKTLIGASVEKVESGAKLVQDAGSTMSEIVASVQRVTDIIGEISAAAAEQNQGIGQVNAAVVQLDQMTQQNAALVEESAAAAESLKEQALRLAQMVRSFRIEDQGYALAH; this is encoded by the coding sequence ATGCAGTTCATGAACCTGATGCGCAGCTTCACGATCCGCGTGCGGATGATCGGTGCGATCGCCGTCGTGCTCGTGCTGCTCGCGCTGGTCGGCGGCGCGGGCCTCTTCGGCATGTATCGCATCCAGTCGCTCAGCGGCGACTTCATCGAGCATTCCTTCACGACGAGCGAAGCGCTGGCCTCGATGCGCGAGGACATGGGCCTGCTGCGGCGCCACGAGAAGGACATGATCATCAACTACGAGGATTCCGCCGCCGTCATGAGGGGCAAGGAAGCCTGGCAAGCGAGCTACGACAGGCTGGTCAAGCGCATCGACCAGATGGCCGCCTCGGACGCTTCCAACCGCGCGGTGCTGCAGGAAATGCGCAGCCACCTCGAACAGTACGCCAAGCACTTCCAGCCCGTCGCGGCGCAGCTGATGGCCAGCGGCTACGACTCGGCCACGGTCGCCAACCGGGTGATGACGAAGGCGGTAGCCGCCTACGACGAGGCCGAGCAACGCTTGAAGCGCCTCGACCAGGCCCTCACTGCGAAGGGGCGTGCCGCCGAGGAGCGCAACGCCCAGGCCGTGCAAGGCACGATCGCCCTCTTCGGGGTGGCCTTGGCGATCGCCGTCCTCGTGGTGGTGCCGCTCACGCTGCTCAACATGCACAGCATCTGCAAGCCGATCTCGCAGGCGAAGCAGCTTGCCCAGGCCATCGCCGACGGCGACCTCACCCAGCGCGTCGAAGCCCAGGGCAAGGACGAGGCGGCCGAGCTGCTGCGCGCCCTGCAGGAGATGCAATCCTCGCTGCGTCGGATCGTGTCCCAGGTGCAGTCCTCCACCGAGAGCATCACCACGGCGTCGACCGAGATCGCCTCGGGCAACCAGGACCTGTCCTCGCGCACCGAGCAGGCGGCCAGCAACCTGCAGCAGACCGCCTCCTCCATGGAGCAGCTCACCGGCACCGTCAAGCAGTCCGCCGACGCCGCCGCCCAAGCCAACCAGCTCGCCTGCTCGGCCAGCGAAGTCGCCACCCGCGGCGGCCAGGTCGTCTCCCAGGTCGTCGCCACCATGGACGAGATCAACGCCGCCTCCAAGAAGATCGCCGACATCATCGGCGTCATCGACGGCATCGCCTTCCAGACCAACATCCTGGCCTTGAACGCCGCGGTCGAAGCCGCGCGCGCCGGCGAGCAGGGCCGGGGCTTCGCGGTGGTCGCCGGCGAGGTGCGCAACCTCGCCCAGCGCAGCGCCCAGGCCGCCAAGGAGATCAAAACCCTGATCGGTGCTTCCGTCGAGAAGGTCGAGTCCGGGGCCAAGCTGGTGCAAGACGCCGGCTCCACGATGAGCGAGATCGTCGCCTCGGTCCAGCGCGTGACCGACATCATCGGCGAGATCAGTGCCGCGGCGGCCGAGCAGAACCAGGGCATCGGCCAGGTCAACGCCGCGGTGGTGCAGCTCGACCAGATGACGCAGCAGAACGCCGCGCTGGTCGAGGAGTCGGCCGCCGCGGCCGAGAGCCTGAAGGAGCAGGCGCTGCGGCTGGCCCAGATGGTGCGTTCGTTCCGCATCGAGGACCAGGGCTACGCGCTGGCGCACTGA